GTTCCGACCGGGCCCTCCGTGTGCTCGAGACGAGCCATCCGCCCGTCTTCTACATTCCCCTGGACGATGTCGACCCCGGGGTCCTGGAACCGAGCCCCACCAGTTCGTTCTGTGAGTTCAAAGGACGGGCCTCCTACTACACGCTGCGCGTGGGTGAGGCCGTCTCAGTGGATGCAGCCTGGACCTACCTCGATCCCTCCCCCGGCTACGAGATCCTGGCCGGCGCAGTGGCCTTCTACCCGGGGCGGGTTGACGCCTGCTACGTTGGCGACGAGCTTGTCGAGCCCCAACCGGGCGACTTCTACGGGGGATGGATCACCAGCAACGTTGTTGGACCGTTCAAGGGTGGGGCGGGCACACGGGGTTGGTAATCGGGTGGTCGGCGATCGGTCTAGATTCGCCACCATGACGTCCCGGTCCGTGGTCCAGGCGAACAGCCATGCCAGCGTCTCGATCGATCTCGACCAGGGTTGTCGGCTTGCTTCCCTCGTCGTTGATGGCAATGAACTGCTGGTCACGGAGGGGTCGGGCCCAATCGACTGGGGCTGTTACCCGATGGCGCCATACGCGGGACGGGTCCGGGACGGTCGGTTCTCGTTTGAGGGGTCAGACTTCGAACTCCCCAGAACGGTCGGCCGGCATGCGATACATGGAACGGTCTACCTGCAGCCTTGGGAGCAAGAGGGCCCGTCTTCGTTCGTCGCCGAACTGAACGATCCGTGGCCGTTCACCGGGTTCGTCCGGCAGGACGTTCGGCTCGAGGAGGATGCGATTCGATTGCGGCTGGAGGTCCATGCTCTTGAGCGGCCGATGCCCGCCTCCTGCGGCTGGCATCCCTGGTTTCGAAGGACCGTCGCGGGTGCTCCGCTGCGATTGGAGTTCGAGCCGGGTTTTGCGTTGGAACGGGACGCCGACGGGATCACCACCAGAGCGCAGGCGCCCGTTCCGTCGGAGCCCTGGGACGAGTGCTTCGGCGGTGTCGGCCGGCCACCCGTTGTCGAGTGGCCGGGTGTGGTTCGCCTCGAAATCGCCTCGGACTGTCCATGGTGGGTGGCGTATACGGAGCCCCCTCACGCCGTGTGTATCGAACCGCAGACACATCCGCCGGATGCGCTGAATCATGTTCCGTTCGTAGTAGAACCGGGGAGTCCGCTGGTGGCGGCTACGACGATCAGTTGGAGGAGAGGTTGACATGGACCGTGTGAGATGGGGTGTTGTGAGTACCGCCGGCATCGGGCTCGGGAAGGTGATCCCCGCCATTCAGCAGGCCCCGAATTGCGAGGTGGTCGCCATCGCCTCTCGCCGGGCGGGGCGGGCGAGAGCAGCCGCAGACCAGTTGGGAATTCCCCGGTCATTCGGTTCCTACGAGGACCTCGTACACGCCGACGGCGTCGATGCCCTCTACATCCCCCTCCCGAATCACCTGCATCTCGAATGGACGGCCGCCGCCGCCGGGGCCGGGAAGCATGTTCTGTGCGAGAAGCCCCTGGCGCTCACCTCCGCCGACGCCCGCCAGATGGTCGCCGTGTGCGCGACGGCCGGGGTGAAGTTCATGGAGGCCTTCATGTACCGGCTGCATCCGTCCTGGGTGAAGGTGCAACAGCTGGTTACTTCCGGAGCGATTGGAGAGCTTCGGGCGATCCAGACCCGCTTCGCCTATTTCAACGATGATCCGGACAACATTCGCAACCAGCTCGTAACAGGAGGCGGGGCGCTGATGGACATTGGCTGCTACGCCATCAACCTGTCGAGGATGCTGTTCGGGAGCGAGCCGACCGGCGTTTCGGCTGCCGTCAGGCGGGATCCGGGCTCGGGCGTCGATATCCTGACCTCCGCTTTGCTCGAATTCGGAGCAGGCCAGGCTACGTTCACCGTCTCCACACAGGCTGAGCCCGACCAGCGGGTTCATCTCATGGGTACTGCCGGGCGCATCGAGGTCGAAATACCTTTCAACATCCCACCCGATGCCGAGACCAGGGTATTCGTCACGGGTGGCGGCAACCCGCCGACGGATCCCGACACGG
Above is a window of Acidimicrobiia bacterium DNA encoding:
- a CDS encoding Gfo/Idh/MocA family oxidoreductase produces the protein MDRVRWGVVSTAGIGLGKVIPAIQQAPNCEVVAIASRRAGRARAAADQLGIPRSFGSYEDLVHADGVDALYIPLPNHLHLEWTAAAAGAGKHVLCEKPLALTSADARQMVAVCATAGVKFMEAFMYRLHPSWVKVQQLVTSGAIGELRAIQTRFAYFNDDPDNIRNQLVTGGGALMDIGCYAINLSRMLFGSEPTGVSAAVRRDPGSGVDILTSALLEFGAGQATFTVSTQAEPDQRVHLMGTAGRIEVEIPFNIPPDAETRVFVTGGGNPPTDPDTVTIAFPAVDPYTIQAELFARAILDDSAVPTPPEDGVANMEVVERVLAAAAG
- a CDS encoding aldose 1-epimerase, which gives rise to MTSRSVVQANSHASVSIDLDQGCRLASLVVDGNELLVTEGSGPIDWGCYPMAPYAGRVRDGRFSFEGSDFELPRTVGRHAIHGTVYLQPWEQEGPSSFVAELNDPWPFTGFVRQDVRLEEDAIRLRLEVHALERPMPASCGWHPWFRRTVAGAPLRLEFEPGFALERDADGITTRAQAPVPSEPWDECFGGVGRPPVVEWPGVVRLEIASDCPWWVAYTEPPHAVCIEPQTHPPDALNHVPFVVEPGSPLVAATTISWRRG
- a CDS encoding DUF427 domain-containing protein; this encodes MQRVVPGPGQESVWDYPRPPRVERSAVPVWIEFSGRPVARSDRALRVLETSHPPVFYIPLDDVDPGVLEPSPTSSFCEFKGRASYYTLRVGEAVSVDAAWTYLDPSPGYEILAGAVAFYPGRVDACYVGDELVEPQPGDFYGGWITSNVVGPFKGGAGTRGW